DNA from Drosophila suzukii chromosome 2R, CBGP_Dsuzu_IsoJpt1.0, whole genome shotgun sequence:
ACGCTCGGGAGAAAGTGTTGAAACAACATTTGACTAAAGCCACGCCCATAGCAAAAAGAACGGGTTATGCGCTGAGGTGGGCATAAATTCTTAATGCCCCGCCTTTTGGATTTTGGAGTATGTGCCTGGAATTCATCATAAAGCGGGGAAAGAGTTTGGAGTAGGTCGCTCCAGCCTCGAACCTCGGGCCCCGAGCCATGCATAAATAAGCAACAGCCATccatctatatatctatctatctttcCATATGTCCTTCCATATGCTCTTCAGCCAAGTCAGGGGCAATATTGGGCAAAATGCAAACGTTTGCCACTTGACAAACACGCGCCTGTGATTTGCTCAACCTTCCTACTTCATTCccgatatacaatttttatgaCACTCGCAAATGCTGCGATATCTTCCCCAAAAACCCTGAGACACATGGAGAATGTTTGGCTGCACAGCTGAGGATGTTGAATGTTGGGAATGGATGGATGGCCACTTTGCATTATTCATGCAACGTCAAGGAAGCAAACAAATTGATAACTTTATCGGCAAAACATGCAATGAAATGTCTAAAATGGCTGAATTCCCCATGAACTTTCGCTGACTGTTGTGTGATTTGCATTCGAATCGTTTCTGACTGTCTAAATCTTAAGCTCCACCCCGTTGGTTATTTCAAGATTTTATATTCCTTGGTGACAGGGCATTTCAAGTATGCACACAAATTGCACTCGGGATGCGTCTGTGCTGGCTTATAGCCCTTTTGGTCTTTTGGCCACCAACCTGGTTAAGTGTCAACTGCCGGCGACACCTGTAAATTGTGGTTAACACACGGCCACCATCCCTGCCTTCCCTTCTTTTTTGGTGGCAGTGTCCGCTTTGCGGTCAAATGAAATTTCTAAAATGTTTTCCTTTGTTTTATGGCGCAGAAATCCCTCCTCGCCTCCAGCTTTTGGTTCTGGCGTAGGAAATGCCGCGAGTTCCGTGACTGGGCAGCGGATCCGTTTGCCCATTAAGTCCGGAAATTGTTAGCACGTTAGTTAAGGTCAGTTAGCCAAGTTAGCGGGCGAGCTGGGGACCACCGAGAAGTTGGGGAGGTTGGGAAATAACTTTCCACAATGTCGCAGCGATGATAAGGCTGCTCGTGCTATATCTTCTAAGTATTTTCACCAAGATGTATTTGATATGCAAATATAGAAATATTTACTATAGGCTGTATTTATGTATTCTAGGAAATCGCTGCGATTCTTATCAGCTTTGATAAGCATGGCGAGTGGCAGTCCAAAGAGGTTCGAACCAGGTGAgtcattaaaaataaaaatgccttctaagaAATCCCAATTCAATAGGAAtttgtattatattataatgttataacacatcttaaatatttatacctTCTTTGGTTTCGGctaaaaaacaaattagtgccgatttctcaatgtcatgttaaCTTTTGTCATAAAGTTAAATTCTCGTGTTAAAAACATGTAGTTTCTCAATATCATGTTAGTTTGCAATTACTAACTCAAACGTATGTTTACAGACTCTGTTCGTAAAACATCACATTGAGAAAACAAACTTATCTCTGCAAACAATTTAACTTCAGGTTAGCTTTATCTGACATATAGCAAACTACAACCTTAACATTACATTGTAATATCAGTCCTTTATAGTATTATTTAAAGTAATTTTCAATAATTATTACAAACTTGATACATTTTTAGCTTAAGATCTTAACTTTATTTCCTAAATAACCTTTGTATTATCCCACTTTAGACCCAAGAGCGGATCGCTGTTGCTGTACTCTAGGAAGAAGGTGCGCTATAGACGCGATGGATACTGCTGGAAGAAACGCAAGGATGGGAAGACAACGCGCGAGGATCACATGAAGCTGAAAGTCCAAGGCACTGAGGTGAGTTCAGATACCTATTTGTCGTGATCTAGAGCCATTTCTGGCTGCACAATTAGGCAATTAGCCGGAATCGTTTTTCAGCCATTACCATCATTTGTCAAGGGTTTAAAAAAAGGGACTTCAATTTCCCGACTTCCTTGGAGCTccctgtttttttttctttttcgttCTTGACCGTATGGGGGTTCCTTTGGGTGAGTTATGATTTCCCGCCGGAAGTTGACAGAAACTTACGGTGTCCTCCCCTTATTCCTCCAGGCAATCCGTCCGTGGCAAGTGTTTGCCCAAGGATGTGTGCAACGTCGCCGCTGCCTGCTAATGAAATAAGCCTTGCCAAGGGTTAAGCTTATTTataatgtctgtctgtcggaGTATCTATCCCCCAACCAGGCCATTACAGAAACATAAAAACATTTGGCAATTTCACGCCAATTTTTTCCAACAGCTCCTTCGccgtttgtttttattttaatttttattttaatacattCGCAAGTGAACGTGGCCGGCGAAGATTTATGCAGTTGGCAGTGCCGGCGGGGTGCCGTCTTCTTACATGATAACTGGGCCCAAACGAGGCAGATAGTACAAAGGAAATGCCAAGGCGAAGCTGAAGAAGTCAGCGGCATATCGCGGCCAACGAGAGAGCCAACAAATTTATCAGCGGGTAGAAGAAATTccttacaaaaaaatatataaactaaGATAGAAAAAAGGGAAGGAAAAAACTCCAAAGGACAAGAAAAATGCGCAACGAAATGTTTTATAAGTCAGGGAAACCCTTTTCCTCAGCTCTTCCGTTTCGAACCGTTGGTTTTTCGGCCtgagtttgagtttgagtCCTGATTTTTGGCACTTACCAAGACCAAGTGGCGCCCCCTAGCGTGGGCGGTTGGTAATTTAATTTGAGCTCCACTAGCTCTTCGTTTTTATGTTTTCCAATTAAATGGATTTCTTCTCCACGGGGCAAAACGAGCTGCGTGTGGAGCTGAGTGGGAATTCCCCAAGTTTTAGCCCTTTTTTATGCTCTTGTTTGTCTTGCCGAATTGATAAATTGAATTTCCTTCGATTGCTGCCCCCTCTTTTCCACAGTGCATCTATGGTTGTTATGTACACTCGGCCATATTGCCCACATTTCATCGCAGATGTTACTGGCTGTTGCAGGTAAGTTCGGAATCCCTCGGTTCTTCTGACACATTTTAATCCCGGGAGGATGTTTTCCACCTTCTATAAATAGAATCCGGACATTGTTTTGGTGCACTACCTGAATGTCCCGTATCCGGATGATAATAAAATGGCCGTGATTGCACCCAGTATCACGCTGTGGGGCGATAAAAAGGAGTGGACCAAGGAAGAGTTGGTCAGCCAGCTGAAGCCTATGCGTAAGTTTAGATTTTTACTAATATTTATGATTCttaatttttagtttatattttaattttaatattaattatacccgttactcgtagagtaaaagggtatactagattcgtcggaaagtatgtaacaggcagaaggaagcgttcccgtagtatatatattcttgatcaggatcactagccgagtcgatctagccatgtccgtctgtccgtctgtctgtccgtccggatgaacgctgagatctcggaaactatgggagctaggctattgagatttggcgtgcagattcctgagcttcttatgcagcgcaagtttgtttcagcaatgtgccatgcccacactaacgcccacaaaccgcccaagcctgtgtcggccacagttttcatgctagataaaaaattttaactgtctaccgccggtaggtggcgtatttaaatctcgatttgctgcttgcatatttccatttccctttggtccctttagctgagtaacgggtatctgatagtcgaggtactggactatagcgttcttccttattttttatttgtgagTATCTGTACATTAAAAGTGTCTGTAAATGCTATTGGGCCTGCATCCTTTAGGAACCATATATTTCTAAATATCCATGTTAGAGAAGAACCCCTTTCTTATAAGCAAGACATTAATCTTTATATAAGGTATATACTTTCTTAGTATGACTTAAGATTTATAATCTAGAACTTGTTGTAATTTGTTGAACTAAAGCAGTTTTTTAATATAGTTCTTTgtcaattttatttatatttagtacattttatttatttaaataaaggTATTTAAGGAGTAGATACTTTTTCCAATTTCTAAagacattttcaaaaaaattatttaatcttATGAGCTTAAATATTGATACACAGAGCTTATGAAAACAATTAACTTATTCAGTTTGTTTTTAATGACATTATTAACATCTGGCATGTTTTTAGTCTCCACAGTTAATTCGGATGATGACTCCGACTCGGGCAACGATATAGAGATTTCGGTGAGTGCAGAGCTGATTGAAACCCTGTCTTAAAGATAACTAAGTTGGATTTCCCTACTTAGACGGCTGAGACGGTGGAGTCCATAGTTTGCCAGCTGATGGAGAAGCAGAGGCTGTCCCGCCAGGCGGCGCTGGTGAAGCAGCTGGACTGCGGCTGCGGGGATGGAGGATGTGCGGACGGGAAGAACTGCACGCATCCGGTGATGCGGCGGTCGGGCGCCATGCTGAAGTCCTCGGTGCAGGAGAAGCGGCTGGGCGAGACCTTCAACGGCAACACGCCCAACGTGGTGGTGGCCAGCAAGCTCTACTCCCGATGGGCGGAGCGGCCCCGGCAGCACCTGGACAATCACGGCCAGTTCCACAATGTGACGCAACAGTTGCCGCAGGAGTCGGCCATCAAGTTCCAGATCATtccgccgcagcagcagcaacagcagcagcagcaggatgGGAActatcagcagcagcagcagtatcGAGGAGCCAGTCAAATGCTGGCTGCCAGGAACAATCTGGTgatgcaacagcaacagcagcagcaataccaccagcaacagcagcagcaccagcaacagcagcagcagcagcaacacttGAGCCTGCAGCGATTTGTTGCCAGTCAAAGTCAGAATTCGGTGCATCTCAATCAGCAGCACAGGCTGCAAATAGCCAATACAACGATCACAGCCACAGCCAGAGATCCTGGGACGACTTCTGCAGCAGCGGCGGTCGCCTCAAATGTTATGGACACCGAACTAATTGAAAACCAAAGCCACATGACCGCAAACAAAATCACAAACcccggcagcagcagcaatagcAGTAGCAGCAATGCCAGCAAGCAATTAGCAGCTCAAACAAACAACGAATTAAATGTCGTAAATAATAACGACCCCGGCAACAATAACTTTATGTACaatcaacagcagcaacttAATGCttccagcaacagcaacaacagcagccagcagcagcagcaacattatTATAAATTGCAACAGACAACAGCAACCCCAGCTAGTGGTCAGCCGCCTCCTCTGGCGCAAGTGCAGCCCCATCCTCCCGTGGAGGCCATGTGCATGTCGCCCGAGCATCGCCAGCAGCCACCACCACCTGCAACATCTTCGGCCGGCAGCAACCCCTCCTCCATATCAACAATATCCGCACctacatccacatccacatccacaccCACATCGGGCACTTCGTCCACTTCGAGTTCCTTACAATCGATTATCGATGGCAATCAGCAGCAACAAATTACAACGACGTCGACGGCAGCAACTTGTGATAATTTAATGAGCGCCAATGCGCTCTCTGAGGTGAGTAGCCCGACCGCAGAATCGCCTGCAATCATTGTATTTATGTTGATTAAATTCAAACTTATTTCGACAGCaggacagcagcaacaatcaGGCCACAGAAGCCCTCAGCAGGAGTCAGCCGGCCCAGCCCCTCACCCAAAATGGTTGTGCAACCTTCAGTGCTTCCAGTGATAACAGCAGCCAAATTAGTGACGAGAGCAGCAGCTTTGGCGGCAACAATCAGAACAGcagccacagcagcagcagcagcagcgaggAGGAGCCCCCGGCAGAGGCGTTGAGCTTCTTCAACGAAACGCTGGATCTGTCCCACGAGGATATCCAGCGCACCTTGATAGCCAACATGCCGTACAATGGGACAGGAGCAACAGGAGGAGTGACGCCACCCAGTACAACGATAGCAACAGGCAGCAGCAAACTGGAGACCAATCCCCAGGAGGCGGAGAAGAAACCCTCACAAGGGGCAGCTGAACCCGAAACGGAGGTGGAAGAGGATGAAACGGACGATGTGTTCGCCAATCTGGACGCGTTCGATATGCTCGTGGAGTTTCCCGAGCTGGATCTGGACGACAAGCAGGCCCTGAATAACACAGCCCTGGAGCAGAGCTCCTTCTTGGGAGAGGCACCGCCATCGCAGCCACACCGCAAAGTCCATAACATATGCGATTTCAGTCCAGAGTGGTCGTATACGGAGGGAGGCGTCAAGGTTCTGGTGGCCGGTCCATGGACGAGCTCGAGTGGCGGGGCCTACACGGTGCTCTTCGATGCCCAACCCGTGCCCACGCAACTGGTGCAGGAGGGAGTGCTTCGCTGCTATTGTCCCGCCCACGAGGCGGGCTTTGTGACCCTCCAAGTGGCCTGCGGCGGATTCCTCGTCTCCAACTCGGTGATGTTCGAGTACAAGCTGTCCCTGCTGGCCGATGCTCCCTTCGATGCCAGCAGCTCCAACGATTGCCTGTACAAGTTCACCCTGCTCAATCGCCTGTCCACCATCGATGAGAAGCTGCAGGTGAAGACGGAGCGAGAGCTTACGGTACGGAATGGTTTCTGTATGTGTATAtcttacattaaaaaaattccCTTTTTACCAGACCGATCACTCTGCTCTCTATTTGGAGCCCAACTTTGAGGAGAAGCTGGTGGCCTATTGCCACCGGCTGATCAAGCACGCCTGGAGCATGCCCAGCACAGCTGCCTCCTGGTCAGTGGGATTGCGTGGCATGACCCTGCTCCATTTGGCCGCCGCCTTGGGCTATGCCAAACTGGTAGGCGCCATGCTCAATTGGCGGTCGGAGAATCCACATATCATACTGGAAACCGAACTGGATGCACTCAGCCAGGATGTCTATGGCTTTACCCCCCTCGCCTGGGCCTGTGTGCGTGGCCATGTGGAGTGCTCTCTGTTGCTCTACAAGTGGAACCACAATGCGCTGAAGATCAAGACCCAAGCGCAGCAGACGCCACTGGATTTGGCTAGCATGCGGGGACACAAACATTTGCTGGCCCAGATGTTCCGGCTGGAGAAGGAGCGCTGCCGGAAGCCACAATTGCGCGGTGGCCTGGCCAATCTGTCCATGAACATTGGTGTGGAAGCGGAGACGGAGGAGCAACACCAGAGCTTCAGTGGCTTTGATCTGGAACTCCAGCGCAAGCATGATGGGGTGTTTCTGAGACCTGTTGCTGTGCATAGGTAGGGCTTCATTGATTAAATTCGAATTAATTggtattatatatatatatgtatatcccAACCAAAGCAATCAGAGTCCACCCAACAACAGCAGTCGCTACTCCAAGCGTTCCTCCATCGATAGTGGCATTAACATGGATATACGCAGCAAATCGGGCAAACCCTTGGCCAGGCTTCATAGGTAAGACAGAAAAACCAATCCTTGGAACCTCTATAGCTCTACCTTCTTTCCAGCAACTTTGACAGCCATGACAACTATGCTCTGGGTGTGGATTCCCCACTGGACTCCCTGACCGGAACCAACTGCCTGCTGTCACCGCTGCGCAAAATGGACTTTGCCCTCTGTAAGTCGGGGGATGAGTTTCTGCATGTACTTAACTCCTAGTTATAGACTACTATATGGAACCAAATGCTCAAATTTTCTCGGTAAATTCAAACTAGGCGAGGTGTCCACGGGCGAATCGAGTCCCGTGCACGAGAAAGATTGCGACGACAACTCGACGAGCGCGACCGACGTGACCATTGGCAATGACTTGGCCCTGCCCGATGCCGTTGTAGGTCAGTGATGGCGGACCGATCCCGCCCAGCTCCACTCTCAATCCAATCTCAAACTGTCAAACCCGTAACCAATTCACCCGTTATCTGTACTGTagctaaaaactaaaaaaaaagcaTACTAACTAACCATATGGGGCTGGCTAATCGAtgttgttgatgttgttgttgctattgCTGTTTGTTGTTATATGTACTCATGTGTATTTTTGGGGGGCGGGGGTTGGGGAGCTCGTTTAATCAATGTAAATGTTCGTTATTAATATTGGTTGCTGGTTGTGCGCCCCTAAATGTGCGCTTTTATCGATGTCTACACTTAACCGATTACTAATTTTGAACTAACAAACACTCGCCGCCTAATTAACCACGAATTGATCGTTGTAAATATGAATAAACCGAGGTGTATGTAAATAGCTAGCTAAACACTCAATGCTTGTCGGTGtataatacaaataataataattaaccGTGCCCAACAACGACTTTGTTTATCGTGATCAATTTGGAGACTCATTACTGTAGCTTTGTCAATTTAGGCtcaattaaaacattttggcTAATTGAGCTTAAAGCTAGAAAGACAAATATATATGAAAATGTAAATCTGTACATGAAAATGTCCAATTCAATTATGTAGACTCGTTTGTCATGTATTTGTATGAATCTTGAAGTTTGGAACTGGTTTAGTAATATTTTTGGAATATTTTCAGGGGACTCTGATGCCAAAGTACTGACCCTAGCTGAACACATAATAGCAGCTATGCCAGAAAGGATCAAGGTGGGTTTTTAGAGTCTTTTTTAATATCCCTTAAATACTCTATACATATTTTGTATAATCTCTCCAGAATGAAGCCGATGAAATGATGGTGCTTGGTAGTCCCTTGACGGAACCCCTCACTTCGGAGTCTTCGGCGCTAACAGACAGCTTTATGGATCCCCTGCTGGATTCGTTGCCTAATACCCACTTCGACAGCGACTTTAGCTTCGACTTCCATGACCACAGCTATCGCTATCATGATGTCAGCACGCCCTGCTCCAGCTTGAGTCCGGCCAGTTCGGGACCGCTGCAGTCGCCAGCGAGCTATTCGATACTGGGAACCGATCCCTCGGTCAGCTCACCCAGTCCTCCGCCCTCCACCAAACAGCTGACGGAGTTCCTGCACGCCTCCAGCATCTCGCAGTATCCCTTCGAGGCGGACTTCTCCAAGCTAACCCTTACGGATACGGAGCAGCGAGAGCTCTACGAGGCGGCCAAGTGCATCCAGAAGGCCTATCGCTCGTACAAGGGCAGGCAGAAGCTGGAGGAGCAGAACAAAGAGCGGAGCGCCGCCACAGTGATCCAGAACTATTACAGGCGGTACAAGCAGTACGCCTACTACAGGCAGATGACCAATGCCGCGCTGGTTATCCAACATGGCTATCGGTCCTATCGCCGGAACAAGAGATTCAAGAAGAGCGGCCTGGGCCTGGGCAGCTCCAGTGATCACGGCAGTGTGAGCAGCAATTCGCAGTGCTTGTCGAGCTTCTACGATCACTACAAGCAGGATCAGCAGCAGCTGCACGAGATGGGTTCCCAGCCCAGCACGCCCAAGGAAACCAGTCCCTCGGGGCCCTTGAAGTGAGTGGATGAACTTACCACTCTACAAAACATTTACTAACCCATTTCCATGCCATTTCCCAGGCGTACCTATTCACAGTCCACCCAGAATCAAGCTGCCAGAAAAATTCAGCAGTTTATGAGACAATCACGCATCAAGTAAGTACCACTAATTGAGCCGACTAAGTAGACTTAATTTAACACTAAGCTAACACTCATGGGTAATGTAATTGCACGCAAGCATTTGGGATGGCAATTTGACGACTTTGGTAAGAACGTGTATAAGGTTTTGGTTTGTTTCTTTTTCagactttaattaattttttataattttgtatatattggttttatattttattaacacCATTTATTTTTCCCCTACACAGACTACAGAAAGAACGAGCCGAAAAAGAGAAGCTGGTGCACCAACGCAGGGCGGAATACCTTCAAAACTTGCAGTTTCAAGGGCAGCAGGAAATGTTGGTGTGCCACGAAAATAAGTAAGTCAGCTCATTTTGGTGTTCCTAATCGATATAAACTAATAAATCACTTTTTTATAGCATTTCTGTGCCGAGCAGTGGCAACACCAATGCGGGCAACAACAATCTACACCAAATACAATCCAATCAGTGAGGGTCAACTGAGTGAATTTTTAACATAGGAACACGGCTGCACGGTTCCATAAGAATTTATGAATAGCTTTAAAACCGAGTGAAACTTTCTACTTTCGTATTTGTTCCGATTTGGAAAACAATCCCAAGCACCTCTGTAGTGGAACTTTGTTTCAAAACTCTCTACAACACTGacaacacacacactctgAATATGTAGAAACTACCTGCACTTTGATTCATTTGCCTAAcgaattttaagaaaattatgAATAGAAACACACATTGTTTTCGAAGTGAACATAGCTTAGGTTAGTGGTCTTTTAAGGTATTACTTAAACCTAATCTTAACTCAAGATCGGACTCCAGGGAGAAGATGAGAACACAATTTTTCCATTTGTAAACTCGAAAGAACTTATTACTGACGCCtttgaaaaactttttaaCTCCAATTGTAGTAGAAAAACGTAGCCTGcaatatatacatattatatACATACGATTTAAACCAATATTACGCATGTGTATGCATCTATATAGTTACATTTGTATATAGATATTGCCTAACTAACTAAATTCTAGTCTATTTTAACGTACTACCAAGCTCTGCGATGCGACTAAGCTTGTCTCTAAAGCAAAATACgaaaaaaactaaacaaaaaatgaaaacctAAAGCATTAATCCTCGATCCTAACTAGTTGCTAACTGCTCTTTAGGTTTAAGCATAAGACTCTACTGAAAGTCCAAAGTTGTTGTTGATTTCTAAAATCAGATTCGTGTGGAGTGCGCAGCAACTACCAATCTATCATgtttcaaagaaaataaacccTATTCTAATTTCTAGAACGCAAGTACTTACGATAATGTGTACTAAGTCTTAACTTATCCGACTACATAGACTAAGCCTAGCTAATGATAgaagaaatcaaaagaaaggATAATGTATTGCAAGGGCACTAAGACCGAAATACATCCAAATCTGTGGACGGTCTGCCATAAAGGAGATTCAGGATTTTGAGATCTGGAATTTCCGActttctgctgctgcttcccCCAAACTTAACTGCTTGAAGACACAgccaaaaaaccaaaacatgCAAGAGAGAAAAGTTTTTAAACTAAATGTAACAATAAATGAATTtttgtaaattatttttgtCCGTCCACATTGTTAGCTTTCATAACATACCAacaagaacatatatacttacaaatatacaatatatataacATAGAAGGAGCTGATACTGATTCGATACGATAACTCaagaaacaatttttaaaggaCCCTTCAAGTTCGAAATAACAAACCCCGGCGACAGTTGAACGATGAATGTACATACACCAGCTCGAAACCTATGTCCAGCACATAGGATCAGAGACACTTACCTCCAGTAGTCCCAAAAAGAAGccacaaaacaaacaaactcACAAAACCCAAGTGCAAAGTATAGCAACTTCAAGTGCGAGAAAGTGAAATCTGCGAATGTTTGTCACAACCAGAAGCGCAGCTGTTGAGGGTGGATTGGGTGGGAATTAGGATCTATCACATTGTTAACTATTTAACTACGAACTATTATACTTAATTCGCACTATATTATTACTCTACGAAACTTTGATTGCATTTTGCTCTAACTTAACTATGTATAAATCTGATCAACTGATTCGAAATGAAGACTAAATACGATTTCACTACTCAACTGACTTAAGAATTGCAATCAATTTTGTTAACTGTTTTGGCAGGGTGTTAGACATGTACCAGCTGAATACTAAGCCCAATTAATTGCAATATTTGCACATACTACACACACACAGGACACGCCTGGCTcacaaaaaataagaaaagtaaacacacacacaatttATAAACCTCAAAGTAGCAACCTGAGTGTGTTTTAAAGGTGGGAAGTCTTTTTAGATAGAGGAAGGCCAAAAGGCAAAGAAAACTTAAGTACCTTAAGCCAATTGGCACTAAAACTAAACTTAAATCTAACaaacaattataaatacctataACAGACTATGGATCTATATCGAAGTGGTGGTGTCTGCGATCGTAGGGCATTTCCCCCGACCTAGTTTTGTTTGAACCCCTTTTTCTTCAACTGAACTAAAACTAAAATGCAACACCAAAATTGTTGATATCTAACGAAACTCTATACAATACGAAAAACTATTATAGCTAATGTAATTGGATATTTGGTACTCACATATCTGTTAGATAATTTATACCTACACTTCGTCCTAATAGAACTTCCAAGTGCGGCGCATGTACGAAGCAAGCATTCTACTTCAACTTCAACTAACTAACTAATCAACCTACCATCCAAGTTTGTCCCAAGAAATCCAAAATTCAGCTAATTGAACTGTTTGTTTCCGACTTTCAGCTTAGTAGACCAGCAAATAGGAACGGATATGAAACTGTTAACTAAACTTTTAAGCGAAATATACCTAGAGAGTAacctttttaaatattataccTTACTTGTATGGGATACTTAGCATGAACTAAACACATATATCTGCAAACTAAAGAATGTTTAACGAATCAACGTATTATAAATGTACAGACACAGACACTGATACACACACCCCAACCACACACACAACATaga
Protein-coding regions in this window:
- the Camta gene encoding calmodulin-binding transcription activator 2 isoform X2: MENVPDISTSASSSSSSTSTSTLKLQSQINSKNVLIRSQSSGKLSSNEAKSAKATAATSTTTTLRAAKLKIGAMQQQKQQLQQQQQQQHQTANGSNIILLRGTRNENGQIIIQNKQDILSLLSEQQQQQQQEKSHSSTAITLNQLPTATTVARKTIVQTSSGTTSGSNSTISIVASGNSNNKEASSNTILLQTPINASQLESVLKAQERSKQANATQTKMVERPFMLKHASRSLSSESNCDSKSPFVLQTLKRLEKSQSILVIRNSAATSAAANTSMATSPPTGNGLATSSILSVTRTSKATKGVAGALHKLKAAAATVATSGGATSAGATSSSTATTILRLGKSATTLAINGGSKLEATTNTAATATAAATVTTTTSNKLPNAVTTEQQPQQQPSTTTQTNVPLGNDGEPIKLPDNLESLPRADSFPSQRHRWNTNEEIAAILISFDKHGEWQSKEVRTRPKSGSLLLYSRKKVRYRRDGYCWKKRKDGKTTREDHMKLKVQGTECIYGCYVHSAILPTFHRRCYWLLQNPDIVLVHYLNVPYPDDNKMAVIAPSITLWGDKKEWTKEELVSQLKPMLSTVNSDDDSDSGNDIEISTAETVESIVCQLMEKQRLSRQAALVKQLDCGCGDGGCADGKNCTHPVMRRSGAMLKSSVQEKRLGETFNGNTPNVVVASKLYSRWAERPRQHLDNHGQFHNVTQQLPQESAIKFQIIPPQQQQQQQQQDGNYQQQQQYRGASQMLAARNNLVMQQQQQQQYHQQQQQHQQQQQQQQHLSLQRFVASQSQNSVHLNQQHRLQIANTTITATARDPGTTSAAAAVASNVMDTELIENQSHMTANKITNPGSSSNSSSSNASKQLAAQTNNELNVVNNNDPGNNNFMYNQQQQLNASSNSNNSSQQQQQHYYKLQQTTATPASGQPPPLAQVQPHPPVEAMCMSPEHRQQPPPPATSSAGSNPSSISTISAPTSTSTSTPTSGTSSTSSSLQSIIDGNQQQQITTTSTAATCDNLMSANALSEDSSNNQATEALSRSQPAQPLTQNGCATFSASSDNSSQISDESSSFGGNNQNSSHSSSSSSEEEPPAEALSFFNETLDLSHEDIQRTLIANMPYNGTGATGGVTPPSTTIATGSSKLETNPQEAEKKPSQGAAEPETEVEEDETDDVFANLDAFDMLVEFPELDLDDKQALNNTALEQSSFLGEAPPSQPHRKVHNICDFSPEWSYTEGGVKVLVAGPWTSSSGGAYTVLFDAQPVPTQLVQEGVLRCYCPAHEAGFVTLQVACGGFLVSNSVMFEYKLSLLADAPFDASSSNDCLYKFTLLNRLSTIDEKLQVKTERELTTDHSALYLEPNFEEKLVAYCHRLIKHAWSMPSTAASWSVGLRGMTLLHLAAALGYAKLVGAMLNWRSENPHIILETELDALSQDVYGFTPLAWACVRGHVECSLLLYKWNHNALKIKTQAQQTPLDLASMRGHKHLLAQMFRLEKERCRKPQLRGGLANLSMNIGVEAETEEQHQSFSGFDLELQRKHDGVFLRPVAVHSNQSPPNNSSRYSKRSSIDSGINMDIRSKSGKPLARLHSNFDSHDNYALGVDSPLDSLTGTNCLLSPLRKMDFALCEVSTGESSPVHEKDCDDNSTSATDVTIGNDLALPDAVVGDSDAKVLTLAEHIIAAMPERIKNEADEMMVLGSPLTEPLTSESSALTDSFMDPLLDSLPNTHFDSDFSFDFHDHSYRYHDVSTPCSSLSPASSGPLQSPASYSILGTDPSVSSPSPPPSTKQLTEFLHASSISQYPFEADFSKLTLTDTEQRELYEAAKCIQKAYRSYKGRQKLEEQNKERSAATVIQNYYRRYKQYAYYRQMTNAALVIQHGYRSYRRNKRFKKSGLGLGSSSDHGSVSSNSQCLSSFYDHYKQDQQQLHEMGSQPSTPKETSPSGPLKRTYSQSTQNQAARKIQQFMRQSRIKLQKERAEKEKLVHQRRAEYLQNLQFQGQQEMLVCHENNISVPSSGNTNAGNNNLHQIQSNQ